In Microbacterium enclense, one genomic interval encodes:
- a CDS encoding helix-turn-helix domain containing protein has product MTDSAAPSSRTAVVAAAIDLFAERGYDQTSVEQIAQAAGVSRSTFFRQFGGKEDVVFADHEVLLGEVRAYLAQAHDDPWAAVCEASVRVFRHFAADPELARRRYAIVREVPGLRDREIITVFRYERLFDEYLRSALPGLDPLDAVGFAALVTAVHNHVLRRLMRGARVPASVLRRALDDVLRRYGVHTDRDDAAGDDLIVAAFPRRMPAAEVTRRLRASLGE; this is encoded by the coding sequence GTGACCGACAGCGCCGCCCCCTCGAGCCGCACGGCCGTGGTGGCCGCGGCGATCGACCTGTTCGCCGAGCGCGGCTACGACCAGACCTCGGTCGAGCAGATCGCCCAGGCCGCGGGGGTCTCCCGGTCGACGTTCTTCCGGCAGTTCGGCGGCAAGGAAGATGTCGTCTTCGCCGACCACGAGGTCCTGCTGGGCGAGGTGCGCGCCTACCTGGCCCAGGCACACGACGACCCCTGGGCCGCGGTGTGCGAGGCCTCGGTGCGGGTGTTCCGTCACTTCGCCGCCGACCCCGAGCTCGCTCGGCGCCGCTACGCGATCGTGCGTGAAGTGCCTGGCTTGCGCGACCGAGAGATCATCACGGTCTTCCGCTACGAGCGCCTCTTCGACGAGTACCTCCGGTCCGCCCTTCCCGGACTCGACCCCCTGGATGCCGTCGGCTTCGCGGCCCTCGTCACCGCCGTGCACAACCACGTGCTGCGCCGGCTCATGCGCGGCGCGCGGGTCCCGGCATCCGTTCTCCGGCGTGCCCTCGACGACGTGCTCCGCCGCTACGGCGTGCATACCGACCGCGACGACGCGGCCGGCGACGACCTCATCGTCGCGGCCTTCCCCCGCCGCATGCCCGCCGCCGAGGTCACCCGCCGCCTGCGCGCGTCACTCGGCGAGTAA